TAAGTCAATTGAATCAGCCTGTTAAATCCGACTCACGTTCCTCGAATCCACTGGAATCGCGTGCGTATGTGCTTAATTTCGGGTCTTTTTTGACCCTTGCTGGGGGATATAAAGTGTCACTTCGAAATATCGCGACATTGTCGGCAAAATCATTCTAATCTCGGTCAAATATATGGGAGTGCTACCGTACCCGCCTCACTGAATCCGGAAGCCGGAATTAATCCACCTTCACTCCTACTCGTGTAAAGTCTCATTCGCGGTCAAAGTTTCAATTTTTGTGGTCAGTAAGACAAACGTTTCTCCACTGTAAGAACAATCAACCCGATTCTACTTCCATCTTGATCAGGTTTCGTTTGTCTCCGTCAAATACCGCACCAATGAAGTAAATCCTGTTGACCCCATCACGATACTTGTCTGCATAACCGCGACTTTTGATCTGCGCAATGGCTTCTGAAACCCTTTGATTCCCATCATCGCCTTCACTGAGCATTTTGCACTCAAATATGAAAATCTGCCTGTCAATCACCAAAACCAAGTCCGAACGGCCGCGGCTGGTTGATTCTTGAACATGAATGTCCGGTCTTGCAGCGCTGTCCCAAAGACAGGCATGCAGCACCGAGCAATACCAGCCCTCATAATGCGCCATACTGTTATGTCGGTGCACCTCATTGGGAATGGCGGCAAACAAGGTTTGAATCTTGACCTCGAACCCTTCAAAGTCCTCCTGCCTGAGCATTTCAGCCACCTGTTCGGTTTGCACCGGCAGTCTTTTACCCTGTCCGGACAGGTACTGGAGATAGCCGTCATTCAGGCTGGCGCGCACCTCCAAGTTCGGATAATCCAGATCGTAAACGGTTTTTATCCCCTTTCTTTGCTCACCGGTGATTGTCAGATAGCCGGACTGAAACATCAGTGCCTCAGCACCCATATCGTCAACATCAAACGTTGAGATGAAATTCCTCTCCACTTTCAGATTGTTCACATCCAATGGTGTGAACTCGCGCTCCATCATCACTTTATAAAGAAACGAAGGCATGCCGGTGATTGACCAGTAAGCCTCGAATTTTCGCAATTCGAGCAGATTCAAGATGGCCCAGGGGTTGTAGACTCTTTCTTCCCCGAGCCAGCTGTAACCGTTATACCAATGGCGAACCTGATCCAAGTCTAATCCTATCATCCGGTTCGAAAACAC
This Acidiferrobacterales bacterium DNA region includes the following protein-coding sequences:
- a CDS encoding AAA family ATPase, with the translated sequence MNNKQRPNNQKELPLGIQSFRTIREGSGYYVDKTTFIDQLTRGLTRHYFLSRPRRFGKSLLLDTMLELFEGNEQLFKGLHIHDHWDWKIRYPVVRLSFGGNRYRKPGTLEENVRLQLTRLETKHALPHAHNFEELNDPDRFGNLLYHIHVATGKQVVVLVDEYDKPILDAIENPELAISNRDYLQGLYAVIKDFGAEIRFAFITGITMFSKVSLFSTLNNLTDISLDPRYSSICGYTESDLNEVFSNRMIGLDLDQVRHWYNGYSWLGEERVYNPWAILNLLELRKFEAYWSITGMPSFLYKVMMEREFTPLDVNNLKVERNFISTFDVDDMGAEALMFQSGYLTITGEQRKGIKTVYDLDYPNLEVRASLNDGYLQYLSGQGKRLPVQTEQVAEMLRQEDFEGFEVKIQTLFAAIPNEVHRHNSMAHYEGWYCSVLHACLWDSAARPDIHVQESTSRGRSDLVLVIDRQIFIFECKMLSEGDDGNQRVSEAIAQIKSRGYADKYRDGVNRIYFIGAVFDGDKRNLIKMEVESG